A genomic segment from Oncorhynchus keta strain PuntledgeMale-10-30-2019 chromosome 9, Oket_V2, whole genome shotgun sequence encodes:
- the LOC118387384 gene encoding ribosome biogenesis protein NSA2 homolog, with product MPQNEHIELHRKRHGQRLDHQERKRKKESREAHERSHKARKMIGLKAKLYHKQRHSEKIQMKKTLKMHEQRKTKQKNDDKTPEGAVPAYLLDREGQSRAKILSNMIKQKRKEKAGKWEVPLPKVRAQGETEVLKVIRTGKRQKKAWKRMVTKVCFVGDNFTRKPPKYERFIRPMGLRFKKAHVTHPELKATFCLPILGVKKNPSSPLYTTLGVITKGTVVEVNVSELGLVTQGGKVIWGKYAQVTNNPENDGCINAVLLV from the exons ATG CCCCAGAACGAACACATTGAGTTACATCGCAAGCGCCATGGCCAGCGCCTGGACCatcaggagaggaagaggaagaaggagagccGTGAGGCCCATGAGCGCTCACATAAAGCCAGGAAGATGATTGGTCTGAAGGCCAAACTCTACCACAAACAGAGGCACTCTGAGAAGATCCAGATGAAGAAGAC CCTCAAAATGCACGAACAGAGGAAGACCAAGCAGAAGAACGACGACAAGACGCCTGAGGGAGCAGTACCAGCCTACTTgctggacagagagggacagtcacGCGCCAAGATCCTCTCCAACATGATCAAacagaagaggaaggagaaggct GGTAAATGGGAGGTGCCCCTGCCCAAGGTTCGGGCCCAGGGGGAGACGGAGGTGCTCAAAGTAATCCGTACAGGCAAGAGGCAGAAGAAGGCCTGGAAGAGGATGGTGACCAAAGTGTGCTTTGTAGGTGACAACTTCACCCGCAAGCCTCCCAAATATGAACGCTTCATCAGACCCATG GGTCTACGCTTCAAAAAGGCCCATGTGACCCACCCGGAGCTGAAGGCCACATTCTGTCTTCCCATCCTGGGTGTGAAGAAGAACCCCTCGTCACCCCTCTACACCACCCTGGGGGTCATCACCAAGGGAACCGTGGTAGAGGTCAACGTCAGCGAGCTGGGCCTGGTAACGCAGGGGGGAAAGGTCATCTGGG GTAAATACGCCCAGGTGACAAATAACCCAGAGAACGACGGCTGCATTAATGCTGTACTGCTGGTGTAA